One Parashewanella spongiae genomic window, CGTTCAGCTGATGTTTTTAGGATTAACACTCCTATTCCTGCATTTGATTTCTTTTGGGGCTCAAATGCACTTGTTGTACATAACTATTAAGAGGTAAGTTGATCATGAAGTTCTGCCAAAATTTACAATATTCTTTTATTTTTTTGTTACTCGCAATGACTGCAGCATGTAGTTCAAAGCCTGACTTTTCAAAAGTTGAAAATGGTTTTTTACCTAATTATCAAAACCTCACTGAGATTAAAAATGATAATGATGTGACTCAGTATTACTGGGCTTCTCATAAGTTAAATCGTGTTTTTAAGCCTATTGAGCCTGAAAATATCTACATCAACCCAGTGATTTACTATCCAAAGCTGGCTATGCACAGCCAAATCACTCAGGAAAATGCTGATAAAATCAAAGCCTTTATTGACCAAAAAATTAACATGACGGTGAGCCGTTACTTTCCTGTCACAGATACTATTGATGAGCGAACTTTTGTACTGAGTCCCGCTATTACTCAAATCATCATATCTCCTGAAGGCATCTCGCCTTTAGAAGTTCTCCCTGTTGGTGCAGCAATTGGCACATTAAAATATTTAACTGGGATCCGTGATGAAGATGTTGAAATACGGTTTGAGACCAAAGTCACCTTAGCCAATACCAATACATTACTCGCCACAACAGTTTTTAATGACGAAGCTGAGCAACTAGAAAATGATACCGAGCAATTATCCAACACTCATACCATGACTATCATTGACAGTTGGATGAAGCAGCTTGATAGCCAACTATCCAACTACAAAGCGCTCATTGACAAGCGCCACCAACAATAGGTTTTAAGCAAACTCCTTGTGGGTGCCAAGTTTGTCTATCTGGATATATCTAGATATGGTGCCCTAACACTTCGATTTGTTGAGGGGCAATTATCATCGATATTTACGTAATTCGTCACTGTTATCTTTTTGCTCAGGCGCTTCAACAGTAAAGAGGTGATCCATAAAGTGACTCACCAATAGTGTCATTCCGGCTAAAATAGCACCAATGATACTTAGAGTACGATATTCCTCCCAGCTGTAACCCAAAACAGCAAGCGCAACGACAAGGTAAAAACTGATCATTTTTACTTTTGCTACTCGGGCACTTTTGCCAAGCCACGCTTCACAATGATAACAACGAATTTGCGCTGCCAATCCTTCACCGCGATGTTGCTCCACTTTGGTGACTCGAATACTTTTACTGCAATGTGAACACACTAAACTCATGATCTATCTCGCTGTTGCACGTTGACTGGAGGCTTTACTGGCTTTAGTACCAAACTTAGGTTTAGGCCCACGGCCGCTACCCTTCCCGCCTTTTGAGGCTCCAGCAGTGCCACCACTTTTGCCACCACTCGACTTTCTATCACTAAACTGGTTATCGCTAAACCGAGTTAAGCCTTGCTTACCTTTTTCAGCTTTTTGCCCACGCTGATTTTTAATCGCATTACGTTCATGTCGTCCTTCAGCTGGCACTAGCTGATGCGGACTATTACCGATTAAATCTTCACGCCCCATATTGATTAAAGCTTCACGGATCAGCGGCCAACCTGCTGGATCATGATACCGTAATAAGGCTTTATGCAACTTACGCTGACGACCTTTTTTGGGCACAGACACGATTTCACTGTCTTTCTTAATGTTTTTGAGTGAATTCAACTCAGTGTGATAAATCGTAGTGGCGTTTGCCATCGGTGATGGATAAAAATTCTGCACTTGATCCAGCTTGAATTTACGCTGTTTTAACCATAAGGCTAAATTCAACATATCTTCATCATTGGTTCCCGGATGCGCTGAAATAAAGTACGGAATAAGGTATTGCTCTTTA contains:
- a CDS encoding DUF3313 domain-containing protein; its protein translation is MTAACSSKPDFSKVENGFLPNYQNLTEIKNDNDVTQYYWASHKLNRVFKPIEPENIYINPVIYYPKLAMHSQITQENADKIKAFIDQKINMTVSRYFPVTDTIDERTFVLSPAITQIIISPEGISPLEVLPVGAAIGTLKYLTGIRDEDVEIRFETKVTLANTNTLLATTVFNDEAEQLENDTEQLSNTHTMTIIDSWMKQLDSQLSNYKALIDKRHQQ